The Sylvia atricapilla isolate bSylAtr1 chromosome 5, bSylAtr1.pri, whole genome shotgun sequence genome includes a window with the following:
- the TCF20 gene encoding transcription factor 20 isoform X4: MQSFREQSSYHGNQQSYPQEVHTSSRLEEFSPRQQAQMFQSFGGGAGSGRRGATGASTAMPGESSGHQSYQGFRKEAGEFYYMAANKDPVVSGGQQPPQRRPSGPVQSYGPPQGSSFGSQYGSEGHVGQFQAQHSTLGGVSHYQQDYTGPFSPGSAQYQQQASSQQQQVQQLRQQIYQSHQPLPQASSQSASSTSHLQPMQRPSTLPSSASGYQLRVGQFSQHYQPPSSSSSSSFPSPQRFGQSGQNYDGSYNVNSGSQYEGHAVGSNAQAYGTQSNYSFQTQPMKSFEQSKLPQSGQQGQQQQHPPQHVMQYSNAATKHSLQSQVGQYSQTEVPVRSPMQFHQNFSPISNPSPAASVVQSPSCSSTPSPLMPGGENLQCGQGNMSMGSRNRILQMMPQLSPTPSMMPSPNAHVGGFKGFGLEGLQEKRLTDPGLSSLSALSSQVANLPNTVQHMLLSDALAPQKKSSKRSSSSKKADSCTNSEGSSQAEEQLKSPMAESLDGGCSSSSEDHGERVRQLSGQSTSSDTTYKGGNLERPNSSPAQSSQNEPSKLSSSPAAREDVASPDGKEAVVAVENAPKVNEKAVGVIVSREAMAGRVEKSGGQDKPAQDDVSTAPQAPASTSGAKEAGHAGTQQESQGGGKGSKSGDNTNHNGDGNSQPGHAVVGTNYPARTESSKSPGSLRYSYKDNIAPGIQRNIGGFPQYPSGQEKGDFPGHSERKGRNEKFPSLLQEVLQGYHHHPDRRYSRNAQEHSGMAGSLEGAMRPNVLISQTNELTNRGLLNKSMGSLLEGPHWGPWDRKSGSAAPDMKQINLADYPIARKFDVESQSAAHEAGALSERRSVICDISPLRQLVRDPGPHPVGHMGPEARSGRSERLAPGLSQSVILPGGLVSMETKMKAHSGQIKEEDFEQSKSSASLNNKKTGDHCHPAGIKHESFRGNASPGAAVSDAAPDYMPQQDSRLTQMRRGPGRTGRGKSPSQYQDLADKLKMSPGRSRGPGVDLHHMNPHMTLSERVSRGSLHSVYPQNSEGPSLASAYHTNARPHAFGDPSQSLNSQYHYKRQIYQQQQEEYKDWASSAAQGVIAAAQHRQEGARKSPRQQQFLERVRSPLKNDKDGMMYLHGSSYHDTGSQEAGRCVVGSDSTQSKCTELKHGNQKLQHHEAGWDLSRQTSPAKSSGPLGAANQKRFCPQESDGHRREESTDLPKPSNAMLRLPGQEDQSPQNPLIMRRRVRSFISPIPTKRQPHDMKNSGSEDKGRLMTSAKDGADKTYNSYAHSSQSQDAGKSVAKGDSFKDLPSPDNRNCPAVSLTSPAKTKILPPRKGRGLKLEAIVQKITSPNIRRSVSTNSAETGPDTVTLDDILSLKSGPEGGNVAGHGPEAEKRKGEMSDQVGPANQDTAGEKTARSSEEWQSSGDDKNKKEVPETASIGKEGAGSSAAPPPSQKSGGQGRSDGSVSGAGTLTFSDSKTISPSSVFISEPNPKPEEKDGDVTNISPKPDGFPPKGYFPSGKKKGRPIGSVNKQKKQQQQQQQQQQLPVPLPPPPAPSQPAEGAAAGEPKPKRQRRERRKPPAQPRKRKPRRAAPIVEPQEPEIKLKYATQAVDKTDSKNKSFFPYIHVVNKCELGAVCTIINAEEEEQNKLVRGRKGQRSSTPPPSNAESKVLPTSTFMLQGPVVTESSVLGHLVCCLCGKWASYRNMGDLFGPFYPQDYAATLPKNPPPKRATEMQSKVKVRHKSASNGSKTDTEEEEEQQQQKEQRSLAAHPRFKRRHRSEDCSGASRSLSRGASCKKATTDGGSAGEKTPLDSKPSMPTSEGGAELELQIPELPLDSNEFWVHEGCILWANGIYLVCGRLYGLQEAVEIAREMKCSYCQEPGATLGCYNKGCSFRYHYPCAIDADCLLNEENFSVRCPKHKVRLLR, from the coding sequence ATGCAGTCCTTTCGGGAGCAAAGTAGTTATCACGGAAACCAGCAGAGCTACCCGCAGGAAGTGCACACCTCATCCCGACTGGAAGAGTTCAGCCCCCGCCAGCAGGCCCAGATGTTCCAGAGCTTTggaggaggtgctggcagtggaCGTCGTGGAGCAACAGGAGCCTCTACAGCAATGCCTGGTGAGAGCTCTGGCCATCAGAGCTACCAAGGTTTCAGAAAAGAAGCAGGAGAGTTTTACTATATGGCTGCCAACAAAGATCCAGTGGTGTCAGGAGGGCAGCAGCCACCTCAGCGCAGGCCTTCTGGACCAGTACAGAGCTATGGGCCCCCTCAAGGGAGTAGCTTTGGGAGTCAGTATGGGAGTGAGGGACATGTGGGCCAGTTCCAAGCACAGCACTCGACCCTTGGGGGTGTATCCCACTATCAACAGGATTATACTGGTCCTTTTTCTCCAGGGAGTGCCCAGTATCAGCAGCAGGCTTCtagccagcagcagcaggtgcagcAGCTGAGACAGCAGATCTATCAATCTCATCAGCCTTTACCCCAGGCTTCCAGCCAGTCTGCTTCTAGCACCTCACACTTGCAGCCAATGCAGCGTCCATCCaccctgccttcctctgcttcaGGCTACCAGTTGCGAGTGGGTCAGTTCAGCCAACACTATCAGCCACCTTcgtcatcctcctcctcctctttcccttctccacagCGTTTTGGCCAGTCAGGACAGAACTATGATGGAAGCTACAATGTGAATTCTGGGTCGCAGTATGAAGGTCACGCTGTGGGTTCCAACGCACAGGCCTATGGGACCCAGTCAAACTACAGCTTTCAGACTCAACCAATGAAAAGCTTTGAGCAGTCTAAGCTGCCCCAAagtgggcagcaggggcagcagcaacagcaccCACCTCAGCATGTAATGCAGTATTCAAATGCTGCCACCAAACACTCTCTTCAAAGTCAAGTGGGACAGTACAGCCAGACTGAAGTTCCTGTAAGGTCACCGATGCAGTTCCACCAAAACTTCAGTCCAATCTCTAATCCATCTCCTGCTGCGTCTGTGGTTCAGTCTCCAAGCTGCAGCTCCACCCCTTCTCCACTCATGCCAGGTGGAGAAAATCTCCAGTGTGGGCAGGGCAACATGTCCATGGGCTCTAGAAACCGAATCCTGCAGATGATGCCTCAGCTTAGTCCTACACCATCAATGATGCCAAGCCCCAATGCTCATGTGGGTGGATTCAAGGGGTTTGGACTGGAaggactgcaggaaaaaaggCTCACAGATCCAGGACTGAGCAGCCTGAGTGCTCTAAGTTCTCAAGTTGCCAATCTGCCCAACACAGTCCAGCACATGTTGCTCTCGGATGCCTTGGcacctcagaaaaaaagttcCAAAAGATCATCCTCTTCCAAGAAGGCTGACAGCTGCACCAACTCAGAAGGCTCCTcccaggcagaggagcagcttaAGTCTCCCATGGCAGAGTCCCTGGATGGTGGCTGTTCCAGTAGTTCAGAGGATCATGGGGAAAGGGTGAGACAGCTGAGTGGCCAAAGCACCAGCTCAGACACCACTTACAAAGGGGGTAATTTAGAGAGACCCAACTCCTCACCAGCACAAAGCTCTCAGAATGAGCCATCAAAACTCAGCAGCAGTCCTGCAGCTAGGGAAGATGTGGCCTCACCTGATGGGAAGGAAGCTGTGGTGGCTGTGGAAAATGCCCCAAAAGTGAATGAAAAGGCAGTTGGGGTGATTGTCTCCCGGGAGGCCATGGCGGGAAGAGTAGAAAAGTCAGGTGGACAAGATAAACCTGCACAAGATGATGTTTCCACAGCCCCTCAGGCACCAGCTAGCACTAGTGGAGCAAAAGAAGCTGGGcatgcagggacacagcaggaaaGTCAAGGGGGAGGTAAGGGGAGCAAAAGTGGTGATAACACTAACCATAATGGGGACGGGAACAGCCAGCCTGGTCACGCAGTTGTTGGGACAAATTATCCTGCTAGAACAGAATCTTCCAAGTCTCCTGGCAGTTTAAGATACAGCTACAAGGATAATATAGCACCTGGTATACAGAGAAATATTGGTGGTTTTCCACAGTATCCATCTGGTCAAGAAAAGGGGGATTTTCCAGGGCATAGTGAGCGCAAAGGCCGTAATGAGAAGTTTCCTAGCCTCCTACAAGAGGTTTTACAGGGGTACCACCACCATCCAGACAGAAGGTATTCCAGGAATGCGCAGGAGCATTCTGGGATGGCTGGGAGTTTGGAGGGAGCCATGAGGCCCAATGTTTTAATTAGTCAAACCAATGAATTGACCAATAGAGGCCTCTTAAACAAAAGCATGGGGTCCCTCCTGGAAGGCCCTCACTGGGGTCCCTGGGATAGGAAGTCTGGTAGTGCAGCTCCGGACATGAAGCAGATAAATTTAGCTGATTACCCTATTGCTAGAAAGTTTGATGTGGAGTCTCAGTCTGCTGCCCATGAGGCAGGAGCACTCTCAGAGAGGAGATCAGTGATCTGTGACATATCTCCATTAAGGCAACTTGTAAGAGATCCTGGCCCTCACCCCGTGGGACACATGGGTCCTGAGGCCAGAAGCGGAAGGAGTGAACGTCTTGCCCCTGGCTTGAGCCAATCAGTAATACTCCCTGGTGGTTTAGTATCCATGGAAACAAAGATGAAAGCTCACAGTGGGCAAATAAAAGAAGAAGATTTTGAACAGTCAAAGAGCTCAGCTAGTctcaataataaaaaaacaggAGACCATTGTCATCCTGCTGGCATCAAGCATGAATCTTTTCGAGGCAatgccagccctggagctgcagtctcTGATGCTGCTCCAGACTACATGccccagcaggacagcagaTTGACACAGATGAGACGAGGACCTGGCAGAACTGGAAGGGGTAAATCACCCTCTCAATATCAGGACCTTGCTGATAAGCTGAAAATGTCACCAGGCAGAAGCAGAGGCCCAGGGGTAGATCTGCATCACATGAACCCACACATGACACTATCTGAAAGAGTTAGCAGGGGCTCCTTGCATTCTGTCTACCCTCAGAATTCGGAAGGCCCATCTCTGGCTTCAGCATATCACACAAATGCTAGGCCTCATGCTTTTGGTGACCCCAGCCAGAGTCTGAATTCCCAGTATCATTACAAGAGACAGATATACCAGCAACAGCAAGAAGAATACAAAGATTGGGCAAGCAGCGCTGCTCAGGGTGTgattgctgcagctcagcacaggcaggaagGAGCAAGGAAGAGCCCAAGACAACAGCAGTTTCTGGAAAGAGTAAGGAGTCCCTTAAAAAATGACAAGGATGGAATGATGTACCTCCATGGTAGCTCTTACCATGATACTGGAAGCCAGGAAGCTGGGCGCTGTGTTGTGGGGAGTGACAGCACTCAGAGCAAATGCACCGAACTGAAACATGGCAACCAGAAGTTGCAGCATCATGAAGCTGGTTGGGACCTCTCTCGGCAAACTTCTCCTGCCAAAAGCAGCGGCCCTCTTGGAGCAGCCAACCAAAAAAGATTTTGCCCTCAAGAAAGCGATGGACATCGACGAGAGGAATCTACAGATTTGCCCAAGCCTAGTAATGCTATGCTTAGGCTCCCTGGCCAGGAAGACCAGTCTCCTCAAAACCCGTTAATTATGAGGAGGAGGGTCCGTTCTTTCATCTCTCCAATCCCTACCAAAAGACAGCCACATGATATGAAGAACAGTGGCAGTGAAGATAAAGGGCGACTGATGACTTCAGCAAAAGATGGAGCTGATAAAACATATAACTCCTATGCCCATTCATCTCAGAGCCAAGATGCTGGCAAGTCAGTTGCGAAGGGAGATTCCTTCAAGGACCTGCCAAGTCCTGATAATAGGAATTGTCCTGCTGTTTCCCTTACAAGTCCGGCAAAGACCAAAATATTGCCCCCAAGAAAGGGGCGAGGATTAAAACTGGAAGCTATTGTTCAAAAAATTACATCTCCTAATATCAGGAGAAGTGTTTCTACCAACAGTGCTGAAACTGGTCCAGATACTGTCACTCTTGATGACATCCTGTCCCTCAAGAGTGGTCCTGAAGGAGGAAATGTGGCTGGACATGGACCAGAGgctgagaagagaaaaggagagatgTCAGATCAAGTGGGGCCTGCAAACCAGGATACAGCTGGTGAAAAAACTGCAAGATCTTCGGAAGAGTGGCAAAGCAGCGGGgatgataaaaacaaaaaagaggtCCCTGAAACCGCCAGTATTGGTAAAGAGGGAGCAGGATCCAGTGCAGCACCACCACCTTCTCAGAAGTCAGGTGGTCAGGGAAGGTCTGATGGATCTGTAAGTGGAGCTGGAACTCTGACCTTTTCTGACTCAAAAACAATTTCCCCTTCCAGTGTGTTCATTTCTGAACCAAATCCAAAGCCTGAGGAAAAAGATGGAGATGTGACAAACATTTCACCCAAGCCAGATGGTTTCCCTCCAAAGGGATATTTCccctctggaaagaaaaaagggaggcCAATTGGGAGTGTGAACAAGCAGAAGaagcaacagcaacagcagcagcagcagcagcagctgcccgTGCCCCTGCCTCCCCCACCAGCACCATCACAGCCTGCAGaaggggcagctgctggtgaGCCAAAGCCCAAGAGGCAAAGGAGGGAGAGGCGAaaacctccagcacagccacggAAGCGGAAGCCCAGACGGGCTGCTCCTATTGTGGAGCCTCAAGAACCAGAGATCAAGCTTAAATACGCTACCCAGGCTGTAGATAAAACTGACTCCAAGAATAAGTCCTTCTTCCCTTATATTCATGTGGTAAACAAGTGTGAATTAGGTGCTGTGTGCACAATCATAaatgcagaggaagaggagcagaacAAATTGGTGAGGGGTCGGAAAGGACAGAGGTCTTCAACACCCCCTCCTAGCAATGCAGAGAGCAAAGTGCTGCCCACCTCCACCTTCATGCTGCAAGGCCCTGTAGTAACGGAGTCTTCTGTCTTGGGACATCTCGTTTGCTGCCTGTGTGGCAAATGGGCCAGCTATCGTAACATGGGTGACCTTTTTGGTCCTTTCTACCCCCAGGATTATGCAGCTACCTTGCCCAAGAATCCACCTCCAAAGAGGGccacagaaatgcagagcaaGGTCAAAGTACGGCACAAAAGTGCTTCTAATGGTTCAAAGACAGAtactgaggaggaggaggaacagcaACAACAGAAGGAACAAAGAAGCCTGGCTGCTCATCCCCGCTTTAAGAGGCGGCACCGCTCTGAGGACTGTAGCGGAGCCTCTCGGTCACTTTCAAGGGGAGCTTCTTGTAAAAAAGCAACCACTGATGGTGGTAGTGCTGGTGAAAAGACTCCTTTGGACTCGAAACCGTCTATGCCCACTTCAGAAGGTGGCGCTGAGCTGGAGTTACAAATTCCTGAACTACCTCTTGACAGCAATGAATTTTGGGTCCATGAGGGTTGTATTCTCTGGGCCAATGGGATCTACCTGGTCTGTGGCAGGCTCTATGGGTTGCAGGAAGCTGTGGAGATTGCAAGAGAGATG
- the TCF20 gene encoding transcription factor 20 isoform X3 → MQSFREQSSYHGNQQSYPQEVHTSSRLEEFSPRQQAQMFQSFGGGAGSGRRGATGASTAMPGESSGHQSYQGFRKEAGEFYYMAANKDPVVSGGQQPPQRRPSGPVQSYGPPQGSSFGSQYGSEGHVGQFQAQHSTLGGVSHYQQDYTGPFSPGSAQYQQQASSQQQQVQQLRQQIYQSHQPLPQASSQSASSTSHLQPMQRPSTLPSSASGYQLRVGQFSQHYQPPSSSSSSSFPSPQRFGQSGQNYDGSYNVNSGSQYEGHAVGSNAQAYGTQSNYSFQTQPMKSFEQSKLPQSGQQGQQQQHPPQHVMQYSNAATKHSLQSQVGQYSQTEVPVRSPMQFHQNFSPISNPSPAASVVQSPSCSSTPSPLMPGGENLQCGQGNMSMGSRNRILQMMPQLSPTPSMMPSPNAHVGGFKGFGLEGLQEKRLTDPGLSSLSALSSQVANLPNTVQHMLLSDALAPQKKSSKRSSSSKKADSCTNSEGSSQAEEQLKSPMAESLDGGCSSSSEDHGERVRQLSGQSTSSDTTYKGGNLERPNSSPAQSSQNEPSKLSSSPAAREDVASPDGKEAVVAVENAPKVNEKAVGVIVSREAMAGRVEKSGGQDKPAQDDVSTAPQAPASTSGAKEAGHAGTQQESQGGGKGSKSGDNTNHNGDGNSQPGHAVVGTNYPARTESSKSPGSLRYSYKDNIAPGIQRNIGGFPQYPSGQEKGDFPGHSERKGRNEKFPSLLQEVLQGYHHHPDRRYSRNAQEHSGMAGSLEGAMRPNVLISQTNELTNRGLLNKSMGSLLEGPHWGPWDRKSGSAAPDMKQINLADYPIARKFDVESQSAAHEAGALSERRSVICDISPLRQLVRDPGPHPVGHMGPEARSGRSERLAPGLSQSVILPGGLVSMETKMKAHSGQIKEEDFEQSKSSASLNNKKTGDHCHPAGIKHESFRGNASPGAAVSDAAPDYMPQQDSRLTQMRRGPGRTGRGKSPSQYQDLADKLKMSPGRSRGPGVDLHHMNPHMTLSERVSRGSLHSVYPQNSEGPSLASAYHTNARPHAFGDPSQSLNSQYHYKRQIYQQQQEEYKDWASSAAQGVIAAAQHRQEGARKSPRQQQFLERVRSPLKNDKDGMMYLHGSSYHDTGSQEAGRCVVGSDSTQSKCTELKHGNQKLQHHEAGWDLSRQTSPAKSSGPLGAANQKRFCPQESDGHRREESTDLPKPSNAMLRLPGQEDQSPQNPLIMRRRVRSFISPIPTKRQPHDMKNSGSEDKGRLMTSAKDGADKTYNSYAHSSQSQDAGKSVAKGDSFKDLPSPDNRNCPAVSLTSPAKTKILPPRKGRGLKLEAIVQKITSPNIRRSVSTNSAETGPDTVTLDDILSLKSGPEGGNVAGHGPEAEKRKGEMSDQVGPANQDTAGEKTARSSEEWQSSGDDKNKKEVPETASIGKEGAGSSAAPPPSQKSGGQGRSDGSVSGAGTLTFSDSKTISPSSVFISEPNPKPEEKDGDVTNISPKPDGFPPKGYFPSGKKKGRPIGSVNKQKKQQQQQQQQQQLPVPLPPPPAPSQPAEGAAAGEPKPKRQRRERRKPPAQPRKRKPRRAAPIVEPQEPEIKLKYATQAVDKTDSKNKSFFPYIHVVNKCELGAVCTIINAEEEEQNKLVRGRKGQRSSTPPPSNAESKVLPTSTFMLQGPVVTESSVLGHLVCCLCGKWASYRNMGDLFGPFYPQDYAATLPKNPPPKRATEMQSKVKVRHKSASNGSKTDTEEEEEQQQQKEQRSLAAHPRFKRRHRSEDCSGASRSLSRGASCKKATTDGGSAGEKTPLDSKPSMPTSEGGAELELQIPELPLDSNEFWVHEGCILWANGIYLVCGRLYGLQEAVEIAREMKCSYCQEPGATLGCYNKGCSFRYHYPCAIDADCLLNEENFSVRCPKHKNKMVKGSLSTEQSERG, encoded by the coding sequence ATGCAGTCCTTTCGGGAGCAAAGTAGTTATCACGGAAACCAGCAGAGCTACCCGCAGGAAGTGCACACCTCATCCCGACTGGAAGAGTTCAGCCCCCGCCAGCAGGCCCAGATGTTCCAGAGCTTTggaggaggtgctggcagtggaCGTCGTGGAGCAACAGGAGCCTCTACAGCAATGCCTGGTGAGAGCTCTGGCCATCAGAGCTACCAAGGTTTCAGAAAAGAAGCAGGAGAGTTTTACTATATGGCTGCCAACAAAGATCCAGTGGTGTCAGGAGGGCAGCAGCCACCTCAGCGCAGGCCTTCTGGACCAGTACAGAGCTATGGGCCCCCTCAAGGGAGTAGCTTTGGGAGTCAGTATGGGAGTGAGGGACATGTGGGCCAGTTCCAAGCACAGCACTCGACCCTTGGGGGTGTATCCCACTATCAACAGGATTATACTGGTCCTTTTTCTCCAGGGAGTGCCCAGTATCAGCAGCAGGCTTCtagccagcagcagcaggtgcagcAGCTGAGACAGCAGATCTATCAATCTCATCAGCCTTTACCCCAGGCTTCCAGCCAGTCTGCTTCTAGCACCTCACACTTGCAGCCAATGCAGCGTCCATCCaccctgccttcctctgcttcaGGCTACCAGTTGCGAGTGGGTCAGTTCAGCCAACACTATCAGCCACCTTcgtcatcctcctcctcctctttcccttctccacagCGTTTTGGCCAGTCAGGACAGAACTATGATGGAAGCTACAATGTGAATTCTGGGTCGCAGTATGAAGGTCACGCTGTGGGTTCCAACGCACAGGCCTATGGGACCCAGTCAAACTACAGCTTTCAGACTCAACCAATGAAAAGCTTTGAGCAGTCTAAGCTGCCCCAAagtgggcagcaggggcagcagcaacagcaccCACCTCAGCATGTAATGCAGTATTCAAATGCTGCCACCAAACACTCTCTTCAAAGTCAAGTGGGACAGTACAGCCAGACTGAAGTTCCTGTAAGGTCACCGATGCAGTTCCACCAAAACTTCAGTCCAATCTCTAATCCATCTCCTGCTGCGTCTGTGGTTCAGTCTCCAAGCTGCAGCTCCACCCCTTCTCCACTCATGCCAGGTGGAGAAAATCTCCAGTGTGGGCAGGGCAACATGTCCATGGGCTCTAGAAACCGAATCCTGCAGATGATGCCTCAGCTTAGTCCTACACCATCAATGATGCCAAGCCCCAATGCTCATGTGGGTGGATTCAAGGGGTTTGGACTGGAaggactgcaggaaaaaaggCTCACAGATCCAGGACTGAGCAGCCTGAGTGCTCTAAGTTCTCAAGTTGCCAATCTGCCCAACACAGTCCAGCACATGTTGCTCTCGGATGCCTTGGcacctcagaaaaaaagttcCAAAAGATCATCCTCTTCCAAGAAGGCTGACAGCTGCACCAACTCAGAAGGCTCCTcccaggcagaggagcagcttaAGTCTCCCATGGCAGAGTCCCTGGATGGTGGCTGTTCCAGTAGTTCAGAGGATCATGGGGAAAGGGTGAGACAGCTGAGTGGCCAAAGCACCAGCTCAGACACCACTTACAAAGGGGGTAATTTAGAGAGACCCAACTCCTCACCAGCACAAAGCTCTCAGAATGAGCCATCAAAACTCAGCAGCAGTCCTGCAGCTAGGGAAGATGTGGCCTCACCTGATGGGAAGGAAGCTGTGGTGGCTGTGGAAAATGCCCCAAAAGTGAATGAAAAGGCAGTTGGGGTGATTGTCTCCCGGGAGGCCATGGCGGGAAGAGTAGAAAAGTCAGGTGGACAAGATAAACCTGCACAAGATGATGTTTCCACAGCCCCTCAGGCACCAGCTAGCACTAGTGGAGCAAAAGAAGCTGGGcatgcagggacacagcaggaaaGTCAAGGGGGAGGTAAGGGGAGCAAAAGTGGTGATAACACTAACCATAATGGGGACGGGAACAGCCAGCCTGGTCACGCAGTTGTTGGGACAAATTATCCTGCTAGAACAGAATCTTCCAAGTCTCCTGGCAGTTTAAGATACAGCTACAAGGATAATATAGCACCTGGTATACAGAGAAATATTGGTGGTTTTCCACAGTATCCATCTGGTCAAGAAAAGGGGGATTTTCCAGGGCATAGTGAGCGCAAAGGCCGTAATGAGAAGTTTCCTAGCCTCCTACAAGAGGTTTTACAGGGGTACCACCACCATCCAGACAGAAGGTATTCCAGGAATGCGCAGGAGCATTCTGGGATGGCTGGGAGTTTGGAGGGAGCCATGAGGCCCAATGTTTTAATTAGTCAAACCAATGAATTGACCAATAGAGGCCTCTTAAACAAAAGCATGGGGTCCCTCCTGGAAGGCCCTCACTGGGGTCCCTGGGATAGGAAGTCTGGTAGTGCAGCTCCGGACATGAAGCAGATAAATTTAGCTGATTACCCTATTGCTAGAAAGTTTGATGTGGAGTCTCAGTCTGCTGCCCATGAGGCAGGAGCACTCTCAGAGAGGAGATCAGTGATCTGTGACATATCTCCATTAAGGCAACTTGTAAGAGATCCTGGCCCTCACCCCGTGGGACACATGGGTCCTGAGGCCAGAAGCGGAAGGAGTGAACGTCTTGCCCCTGGCTTGAGCCAATCAGTAATACTCCCTGGTGGTTTAGTATCCATGGAAACAAAGATGAAAGCTCACAGTGGGCAAATAAAAGAAGAAGATTTTGAACAGTCAAAGAGCTCAGCTAGTctcaataataaaaaaacaggAGACCATTGTCATCCTGCTGGCATCAAGCATGAATCTTTTCGAGGCAatgccagccctggagctgcagtctcTGATGCTGCTCCAGACTACATGccccagcaggacagcagaTTGACACAGATGAGACGAGGACCTGGCAGAACTGGAAGGGGTAAATCACCCTCTCAATATCAGGACCTTGCTGATAAGCTGAAAATGTCACCAGGCAGAAGCAGAGGCCCAGGGGTAGATCTGCATCACATGAACCCACACATGACACTATCTGAAAGAGTTAGCAGGGGCTCCTTGCATTCTGTCTACCCTCAGAATTCGGAAGGCCCATCTCTGGCTTCAGCATATCACACAAATGCTAGGCCTCATGCTTTTGGTGACCCCAGCCAGAGTCTGAATTCCCAGTATCATTACAAGAGACAGATATACCAGCAACAGCAAGAAGAATACAAAGATTGGGCAAGCAGCGCTGCTCAGGGTGTgattgctgcagctcagcacaggcaggaagGAGCAAGGAAGAGCCCAAGACAACAGCAGTTTCTGGAAAGAGTAAGGAGTCCCTTAAAAAATGACAAGGATGGAATGATGTACCTCCATGGTAGCTCTTACCATGATACTGGAAGCCAGGAAGCTGGGCGCTGTGTTGTGGGGAGTGACAGCACTCAGAGCAAATGCACCGAACTGAAACATGGCAACCAGAAGTTGCAGCATCATGAAGCTGGTTGGGACCTCTCTCGGCAAACTTCTCCTGCCAAAAGCAGCGGCCCTCTTGGAGCAGCCAACCAAAAAAGATTTTGCCCTCAAGAAAGCGATGGACATCGACGAGAGGAATCTACAGATTTGCCCAAGCCTAGTAATGCTATGCTTAGGCTCCCTGGCCAGGAAGACCAGTCTCCTCAAAACCCGTTAATTATGAGGAGGAGGGTCCGTTCTTTCATCTCTCCAATCCCTACCAAAAGACAGCCACATGATATGAAGAACAGTGGCAGTGAAGATAAAGGGCGACTGATGACTTCAGCAAAAGATGGAGCTGATAAAACATATAACTCCTATGCCCATTCATCTCAGAGCCAAGATGCTGGCAAGTCAGTTGCGAAGGGAGATTCCTTCAAGGACCTGCCAAGTCCTGATAATAGGAATTGTCCTGCTGTTTCCCTTACAAGTCCGGCAAAGACCAAAATATTGCCCCCAAGAAAGGGGCGAGGATTAAAACTGGAAGCTATTGTTCAAAAAATTACATCTCCTAATATCAGGAGAAGTGTTTCTACCAACAGTGCTGAAACTGGTCCAGATACTGTCACTCTTGATGACATCCTGTCCCTCAAGAGTGGTCCTGAAGGAGGAAATGTGGCTGGACATGGACCAGAGgctgagaagagaaaaggagagatgTCAGATCAAGTGGGGCCTGCAAACCAGGATACAGCTGGTGAAAAAACTGCAAGATCTTCGGAAGAGTGGCAAAGCAGCGGGgatgataaaaacaaaaaagaggtCCCTGAAACCGCCAGTATTGGTAAAGAGGGAGCAGGATCCAGTGCAGCACCACCACCTTCTCAGAAGTCAGGTGGTCAGGGAAGGTCTGATGGATCTGTAAGTGGAGCTGGAACTCTGACCTTTTCTGACTCAAAAACAATTTCCCCTTCCAGTGTGTTCATTTCTGAACCAAATCCAAAGCCTGAGGAAAAAGATGGAGATGTGACAAACATTTCACCCAAGCCAGATGGTTTCCCTCCAAAGGGATATTTCccctctggaaagaaaaaagggaggcCAATTGGGAGTGTGAACAAGCAGAAGaagcaacagcaacagcagcagcagcagcagcagctgcccgTGCCCCTGCCTCCCCCACCAGCACCATCACAGCCTGCAGaaggggcagctgctggtgaGCCAAAGCCCAAGAGGCAAAGGAGGGAGAGGCGAaaacctccagcacagccacggAAGCGGAAGCCCAGACGGGCTGCTCCTATTGTGGAGCCTCAAGAACCAGAGATCAAGCTTAAATACGCTACCCAGGCTGTAGATAAAACTGACTCCAAGAATAAGTCCTTCTTCCCTTATATTCATGTGGTAAACAAGTGTGAATTAGGTGCTGTGTGCACAATCATAaatgcagaggaagaggagcagaacAAATTGGTGAGGGGTCGGAAAGGACAGAGGTCTTCAACACCCCCTCCTAGCAATGCAGAGAGCAAAGTGCTGCCCACCTCCACCTTCATGCTGCAAGGCCCTGTAGTAACGGAGTCTTCTGTCTTGGGACATCTCGTTTGCTGCCTGTGTGGCAAATGGGCCAGCTATCGTAACATGGGTGACCTTTTTGGTCCTTTCTACCCCCAGGATTATGCAGCTACCTTGCCCAAGAATCCACCTCCAAAGAGGGccacagaaatgcagagcaaGGTCAAAGTACGGCACAAAAGTGCTTCTAATGGTTCAAAGACAGAtactgaggaggaggaggaacagcaACAACAGAAGGAACAAAGAAGCCTGGCTGCTCATCCCCGCTTTAAGAGGCGGCACCGCTCTGAGGACTGTAGCGGAGCCTCTCGGTCACTTTCAAGGGGAGCTTCTTGTAAAAAAGCAACCACTGATGGTGGTAGTGCTGGTGAAAAGACTCCTTTGGACTCGAAACCGTCTATGCCCACTTCAGAAGGTGGCGCTGAGCTGGAGTTACAAATTCCTGAACTACCTCTTGACAGCAATGAATTTTGGGTCCATGAGGGTTGTATTCTCTGGGCCAATGGGATCTACCTGGTCTGTGGCAGGCTCTATGGGTTGCAGGAAGCTGTGGAGATTGCAAGAGAGATG